The following are from one region of the Nicotiana tomentosiformis chromosome 7, ASM39032v3, whole genome shotgun sequence genome:
- the LOC138895450 gene encoding GDSL esterase/lipase At5g45910-like: MEDIKMISAFMKLFYKDCFSFHDCGRNKILQKAIVFMDQPGFNDYKHSLLHTKFISEVSKIVPDVVETIKSSIEQLIKDAEAKHLVVSGIIPIGCLPGFRTMFPDNSRKIQCHKGLNLFATLHNDHLWQALEELRLKYPEVEIIYADYFKAFMAVLCNHEFLGFKTKTLMKVCCGSTDSGPFNFDPHKKCGTEGVVACSDRASHIHWDGFRLTPEDSKNMIDTLFSKNGFVFPEFKFSTNHHTAAAERHRSKVYGRFRDGLRHLLELHANNVVDY, encoded by the exons ATGGAAGATATAAAAATG ATTTCCGCCTTTATGAAACTCTTCTATAAGGATTGCTTCTCTTTTCATGACTGCGGCAGGAACAAGATTCTTCAGAAAGCTATCGTCTTTATGGATCAGCCTGGTTTTAATGATTACAAGCACTCTCTTttgcatacaaaatttatttCCGAAGTGTCCAAAATTGTCCCTGATGTTGTGGAGACAATCAAGAGTTCTATCGAACAACTGATCAAAGATGCAGAGGCCAAACACTTGGTGGTTTCTGGAATTATTCCAATTGGTTGCCTTCCAGGTTTTCGAACGATGTTTCCCGATAATAGCAGGAAAATTCAATGTCACAAAGGACTAAATTTGTTCGCAACATTGCACAATGATCATCTATGGCAAGCGTTGGAGGAGCTACGATTGAAGTACCCTGAAGTTGAGATCATATATGCAGATTATTTCAAGGCGTTTATGGCAGTTCTATGCAATCATGAGTTCTTGGGATTCAAGACTAAGACATTGATGAAGGTTTGTTGTGGTAGTACTGACAGCGGTCCGTTTAATTTTGATCCGCATAAGAAGTGTGGAACGGAAGGAGTTGTAGCATGTTCTGATAGGGCTTCGCATATACATTGGGATGGATTTCGACTGACACCGGAGGATTCGAAGAATATGATTGATACTCTCTTCAGCAAAAACGGTTTTGTATTTCCAGAGTTTAAGTTCTCAACAAATCATCATACAGCTGCAGCAGAAAGGCACcgttccaaggtttatggacgATTTAGAGATGGTCTAAGGCATTTATTGGAGTTGCATGCTAATAACGTAGTGGACTACTGA